From the Heptranchias perlo isolate sHepPer1 unplaced genomic scaffold, sHepPer1.hap1 HAP1_SCAFFOLD_60, whole genome shotgun sequence genome, the window tatagtccagcaattttattttaaattcacaagctttcggagattttctccttcctcaggcaaacatcttccagctccacctccagctttctccgcccgccaatttcaaaccgtttatcgataatagaaccgaaacacagcgctccgcacaaacccttacagactcgggcttcatattcaaggatttccagaaacccggagcttttCAATAAGCCCCGTTataattaacagtcagtaatattcctgcctaaatacagtcccttctataacaagtcaacccgcctccttccatttcagtcccagacccgattcgatctccccacacatcccctcccagacgggttcagcagtttacaaacactttattccagctgatttggagaatctcatgtgttggggtttgaattgtgatagctgcggatctccgccagttttaccctgtcaccgactctcgccctgaatctggaagaaaaaatgaactgtgactggagccgaacacacgcaagttccagtgaggcccggcccggacatcacattctctctattttatttcagacagtgggggtcgggcggggatagcgaatgtcagcgagtcaccaggaccctgggtttatttgaaatgatttctatctgaaatctgagccaggacccgggacaggaatcatctgattccgggatcagctcttttctgagagacgtgggtggctctgagaagagccgttgggttcagatggtcacaagttgcacttgattttttatttctttttgcccgctgctttcttgggctttgctgacttcggcttgggcttggccctcggtttttccaccttcttcgccttcgccttcactgtcttgggggtcttgggcttcttcgccgccgctttcttcttaattggtgatttcgccgcctttttcctggtcgatttcttgaccgctggtttcttggccgttaatttcttgacggctgtttttttggccgctggtttctttccgggagatttcttggtcacttgtttcttcaccttctttaccacttttgcctgggtttccttcttagcgactctgaaggagcccgaggcgcccgtgcccttgatctgcaccagggagcctttttccacatttctcttgatacttaatttgatctgggaccggagcttctccacatccaggcctttggtcgccagaaccttctttatcgcggccagggatatccccttgcgatccttgcaatcccccacaatcttgaggatctgttgtcccaacgggggaccggtggtcttgggtcggggaaccgccttcttcttcttcggagccttgggtggagcggcggcggcaggaggtgccgtttcggcggctgcagtgtctgtcatgtccgggaaTCTGCAGAAAACCTCTCTTCCAGTCAGAGCTGGGTgagaaatgaaacgagaggcggcggcacagaacaacttaaaggcacagagcggacggggcggagacatcctgctCTCAGCtcacggcccctccagcctctctgtgtttctctctcctcttaaactccccgattccaattcaaatcgggcactccagagtcccagactagccccttcccaTCTCTAACACCGGTATGTTTGCTGTCGATAAACTTGcaccggaattaaaagcaccagtttcgattgaaacccgtttcattgctgcactgatcgcgctctctcacccgatcgctgacatgatctccgtttttcggctgaaatcttgaattgatctgaaactttaccttaaatttccacttcggAGCTCGGCAGTGGAGGAGGGTTatcctttgacagggatttttaaaaattttactcaaaagggactcggaaatccggcgatgagaccggccacacaaacacagtgacattaatctaacccgcccgcccctttaacacactctctctgacacaatgttcacatcttcacattcacaggacaaactgttcgccagattgacaattcccgggacaggctttcctccccgctcggcctgtgctgcagattctcgggggttagttgtcgtttcccagctcagtaattgttaaacactctgaggccggcgctcctcacagtgtctgatccccagattcagggacaggagccaatcacagctgtggatctgattatccatatctggttttacattattatattattcacactcagcaatatgtttggttgagacgataatacaaattatccgctctgggctcctccagtctctctgtctttctctccctcctcctgaactgactgacagacaacagtaactggtgtcctatccgtcccattctcaacacccagagacggccagttactgaataaattcaacattcataggcagtccagtgtcagacagttacagactgtttctctccacctttccttactggactggagactgataaatgcaccgtcagaccggctcatacagaatagaagggacagtgaccgtctcaccaacagcaccggaggtctgttcacagacacagaattagTCTTTACCTTCCAACAGGGTGTTCATGTTACGCTCAATAACACTATCCCGCTCtcatgtacagcgctagagatagagaaatacagacggacagataaagagacagacagagacagggacacagacaaagtatcattctcacacttcctctcagtgtgtccgtttcacactcagcaaacagtatcccaccttcgtgCACAGCgccagagagatacagacaggcagagtatcagccatacgcttcccatcagtgtctctgtatcacgctcagcagcagtattccaccttcataagttgtacaaaagagagagagaaactgacctgcaatgtcccgttttcacccagtaacaaattggaaaattctccattccaattgccattccaagctggagtgacagaagatgaagtctcatctctcactgatattatttcagagacagacacattattaatcccactctcagggacagtgtcacgcatttaaccctctcttgcatgttgtacCCTCTGCAATTTTGCAGCTCATGGCCCTTCTGCatttctctcagtgaccgagattttcactccgattgaaataatcTGGGACTGTTGCCGTCAAATATTAATccgacacggtcccagcaaatacaccgactcccactttcctcccatgtttctccaggatgaaATCctctcatttcgaggatttcattttcacatcgttcacctgacgaaggaggaagcctccgaaagcttgtgaatttaaaataaaattgctggactataacttggtgttgtaaaattgtttacaattctccaggattggttggaGGAATCCGGCCTCCAGATACGGAGTCACAAGTTTCTTTATCAGTAAAgggaccaagaatgaacagaaccaattggctcatttcacagccgcccactttatctctgaaagactcttttccatcaaaagataccgagagaaacagcagggatggaaacatctagtttaatagttagagattggaaagtcagtctggattccagcgttaggcactggtggaatcccatctgtttctgattctggtgcctgttcctgcactgcctgtggaccccattccctctgacctttcccccagacccacttcctttgctcagactcggaaaaattcaaattggggaaagtttccatcgatttttgtattgggaattaaatcagatatctgcgcatgcgtgacgcagccccgcccccagccctGGTCGTCGTTGAacggaagagcgcatgcgcgctgccctcccccagctctgcctgtgggcgccattccctcagtgagcggaagaagatggtttaaaacagccgggaatggagagatcacggcccccgggggaagggagcaaagagcagcctcgttacagcagctcatcgcttcgggaccgtgtccgcagatgggctcagagatcggcattgagtccgggggaaggtcagggggagtccggagGCTGTTTGTAAGatgcggagtggatcaggaactggtcccggaacatggagtgagcgggggaagggagaggtcattctcgggctgtgtgtgtacagggtgtgtccagggtaagggagacagaatgggaagaacctgctatttaaaatcattgcagctttctctccccaaatcagtagtgaatgttcctggtttagttccagtctcaccctgttactggacagtgaacagtcaggatgtggggagttctaCAAGCagtatctattgcaggcatcaggtgagaagtgtgaaggacacattttaaacagcggttgTTTGGTTTGGGGTGAACggctagtcccatgggagaggagttgagaaacctgacctgtacaaaggtccctgccccatcgggtagtcccattcacggatcagtgcaggggttgtgttgtgtctggatgtcactaaattgttataaaatcgtccaacacaccgggtgtgcagaagctgagtgctgcagtactgcagtggagtcagacatagacactgtttgtatcactggttttcatttgtggatattcaaaatgatcattaacagagatattaaactgatcacttttgtattttctacctcacctgttcctgagtaataagagataattttctttccacaggcaaatccttgaaggatccagaataaatgtgatgtttcctccacccgaggcaaaagaaacagtgcagccagctccttctcacacacagtaagtacattatcacacacacagagcacggagtcacagacaggtcatcagttccacagtctcagatagcagaagtagtcagtaccacactgatcccaagacccagagacacattttcaatccaaccatcaaacagagcaggtgaagtAGATACTGTTCCATTTCTCCCAAACTCAGTTCCGCTGACAGGgaaatacaaaaatcccagtcaaaatcacactctcagattgaaaggcactgtgtcaatctcacaattgggcaacattaaataccagatagaaatcacacatggtacccgattgaaagggacagaatggaccccaataatgtaccctgagattcgaattgaataccaccccacaactcacaaatgtgagtttaatacatgcagtatccattcgatTAATGTATCATGAGGTAAAAACTGCAGACATGTCCAAAACTCatgtagagtatcagactgagAAATGTTGTGACAGTCGAACCTGAAAAACAAATGagaaaccagtttataatacacatAGTATGAGATGTAAAtacacagtatcaattctattagtgcacacTGAGATGCACATCACATTCCagcccaaaaatctcatacaatattagactgaaaggcacagtatcgattacaatagtacagactgagctgcacattgtATACCAATTCCAAAATCACTATATCAGTTTGAAATATatgttatcattcacaatagtacaCAAAGATattgatttaatagtagtccaaaaagcacacaaattatctgattaaaaacctCCAGCACCAAATCCTAAAGtatatccatatttaccaattaaatgaaaaaaactatttaaacatgaagatattaaagctgcagtattgaacaccataatgtaatctgagacaaTAATTatagacagatgcagaataaatctcaCACTCTGATGGTACCAATGTTGACAGAGAATGTATCCCAAACTCTCATAATgtaccagagactggcagataaagtatgaatcctacactcacacagcatcagagactgtacATATCAAATGAATCGCAAACTCAAACACACTACTGacaagatacacaatgaatcccacacagtatcacggactgagagatacaaaatgaatctctcagtcacctacattagtgcaggctgagttacaaattagggaccagtccacaattctcagtgtcagattgaaagatacagtaccaattccattagtgcagactgagctccaTATTAATTACCAATACAAAAGACCAatgcagattcagactgaaatatacagtattccatttatgcagactgagcaacacatTGTATATAAGTTCAACATGTCACCATGTCAGTTTGGAAGATACACTGTATCACAATTGTGTTCACATTGATGCAGATTTAATCGTAGCCAAAAAGtgcagtgattctctgattataacctacAGCATCACATTTTAACGTACATAATTACTTACCacttaaacactgggaaaaattatttatacatttatgTATTAAAGATACAGGTTTGAATGCCATGCTGTGaaatgagatacaaattagatacagataaagaatgaatctcatactcagatccagtgccagagactgacataaagaatgaatccctcactcatacaatgtaccactgactgacagatacaaaatgaatcccacactaacatacagtagcacagactgacagatacagtatatatatcactcatatacagtatcagagattgatggaaatggaatgaatgtctcactcacatgcagcaccagagactgacagatatggaattaatcccaaattcacacatggtgccagagactgacaggaacagaatgaatctcattcagatacagtacaagGGGCTGacatatatagaatgaatcccacactcacacacagtaccacaggctgacagaatcagaatgaatcacaaagtaccacagtcaaacaaatacagaatgaatctctaagtcaaatcactgcagactgagttatacacaacatgccagtccaaaaatcttcgtgtcagattgaaagataatgtatcaattccattagtgcagactgagccaaacattatatagcagtccaacactgtcagaccatatcagactcaaagatacaacatcaattccattagcatgtactgagctacatgttacacaccagtccaaaaatctcatacagtaacagactgatagatacattatcaattctatgagtgcaggctgagctatatattacattccagtccaaaaatctcagtgtcagactgagatacagaattaattccattattatagactgagctccacattatataccagttaaataatttcaccatggagagattgaaaggtacattatcattcacaacagagttcagagatgaagatgtaatacactcacaaacattgtttgattaaagaaaatccaaaagtgtatcaatatttacaaattaaacacttgataaaAAACGGCATATACTTTATAgtattaaagatatagtttcaaatacaataatataaactgaaataagaacacagaatgaatccagacttgcacattgtctcagagactgaattatagaataaaacccagactgagataaattggctgagactgacagatacagaatgtatcctaaactcatatacagtatcagagactgacagatacagaataaagcccacattcacatgcagcaccagagacagacagaaacagaatgaatcccacactcacacacagtaccagagacagacagaaacagaatgaatcccacactcacacacagtaccaaaggcagacagatacagaataaaccccatacTCTTgtgcagtaccagatacagacagGTACAGGATAAACCCCACActtatatacagtatcagagactgaaaaatacagaataaaccgcacactcatatacagcaccagagacagacagaagcagaataaacctgacactcgcatacagtacccgttacagacagatacagaataaaccccacacacgtacagtaccacagactgacaggcacagaatgaatcccacactcacacacagtaccagacactgaaagatacagaataatcctcacattcatatacagtaccagaaacaGACGAAtaaagaataaaccccacactcatttgcagtaccagagacagacagatacagaatgaatcccaaattcacacacagtaccagagactgacagatacagaatgaatcccaaattcacacaaggtaccagagactgacatacactgaataaaccccacactcatttccagtaccagagactgacagatacagtatataccCCCCACTCATTTGCAGctcaagagactgacagatacagaataaaccccacactcatatacagtacgagagactgataggcacagaatgaatcccacgcacacacagcaccagagactgacagatacagaataaaccccacactcatatgcagcaccagagactgacagatacagaataaaccccacactcatatacagtaccagagactgacagatacggaatgtgtgaatttgggattcacagtatcggagacagacagatacagaataaaccccaaacacatctacagtatcagagacacacaattacagaataaaccccacactgacatacagttccagagactgacagatacagaataaacctcacactcatgtacagtatcagagactgacttatacagaatgaatcttatactcacacacaataccagagactgacagatacagaataaagcccaacctcatatactgtaccagagacagataaatacaaaataaacaccaaacacatctacagtatcggagatagacagatagagaataaacaccacactcacacacagtaccagagacagacacagaataaaagctacactcacacacagtaccagagacagacagatacagaataaaacctacactcacacacagtaccagagacagacaggcacagaataaaccccacactcacacacagtaccagagagtgaaaaatacagaataaacaccaaactcttgtacaggatcagagactgacagatacagaataaaccccacaattatgtaaagtgccaggaaaaattgtttggttagtgagtgtctgtaaatgaaggaaatatgttgtctggtaagggagtgtctatacatgaaggaaaaacggtgaagggtcagggaatatctataaatgaaagagaaatggtgacaggtcagggattgtcgaaaatgaaggtgaaatggttTCTGGTAAGGGAGTATTATAAATGGGAGAagacatggtgacaggtcagggagtgtctaaaaatgaaggcgaaatggtgacgggtGACGGAGTGTCCataaaggagggagaaatggtgacagatgaggcagagtctgtaaatgatggagaaatggtgacttgtcagagggtgtctgtaaatgaagcggGAATGGTgactggtccgggagtgtctgtaaatgaaggaggaatggtgattggtccgggagtgtctgtaaatgaaggaggaacggtgattggtccgggagtgtctgtaaatgcaggagaattgttgacaggtcaggtAGTGTCCATAtctgaaggagaaacagtgatgggtcagggagcgtctattaatgaagggaaatgctgacgggtcagggagagtttgtaaatgaaggagaaatgctgaagggTCAGGAAGCGTCTATAAACGTAGGAGAAATTGTGCTTGATCAGGGAATGTCtgaaaatgaaggcgaaatggtgactggtcagggggtttctgtaaatgaaggaggaatggtgattggtcagggggtgtctgtaaatgaaggaggaatggtgattggtcagggggtgtctgcaaatgaaggagaaatggtgactggtcagggggtgtctgtaaatgaaggaggaacggtgactggtgcgggagtgtctgtaaatgaaggcgaaatggtgactggtcagggggtgtctgtaaatgaaggagaaatggtgagtggtccgggagtgtctgtaaatgatggcgaaatggtgattggtccgggggtgtctgtaaatgaaggaggaacggtgattggtccgggagtgtctgtaaatgaaggagaattgttgacaggtcagggagtgtcgacatctgaaggacaaaaagtgatgggtcagggagtgtctattaatgaagggacatgctgacgggtcagggagagtttgcaaatgaaggagaaatgctgaagggtcagggagcgtctataaatgtaggagaaattgtgtttgatcagggagcgtctgaaaatgaaggagaaattgtgataggTCAAGGAAAATCTTTaagtgaaggagaaatggtgactggtcagggagagtcttttgccaaaattgggagatatcacagatggacggcatacaggcagctatagggagggacattgtgtggaaatgaggggcagagcatatacacacagccagagtcaacatattcaggagaggagaggggaatcagtgagtgtggaactgaatccaaccagagtcagcaacttcaggggaggagagggaggggaaccagtgagtgtagaactgaacccagtcagagtcagcaccttcaggggaggagagggaggggaaccactgagtgcagaactgaacccagtcacagtcgggatcttcaggagagagagaaaacttaaatagaaggaaaaatgttggaggtggtgcgatgggtttgggttccagcagagggaggagggtgagtgtgtgggacggggatttacagtctgggggaatgagcgggaagaatgttccacaggaactggaattgcctgttctgaatttctatcctgtattcacagtgaggactttcgttatctccttttacagggtattacaaggggcggatttgcagacgagaaactcaaaccaaacatcacgtcaagatctgactccattcaccagcacctgaagattatcggccttaaaatataggagaaatgttgatctgttCGATCtgtggaaaagatttcaaacatcactgtgactgcaatagcagcgagacacacacacccgattgagagtgttccagtgcactgactgtgggaagagctttcaccagttacacagcctgaagaaggacacccgcaccatggagaaaccgtcgaaatgtggggactgtgggaggggattcagttactcatcccggctggaaacacatcgacgcagacacactggagagaggccgttcacctgctccgtgtgtgggagcggattcactcagtcatcccacctcactgaacatcaacttgttcacactgataagagactttttaaatgttctgtctgtgagaagagctttaaaagaaaaagtgatctgctgacacaccaacgcactcacactggggagacgccgttcacctgcactaagtgcgggaagggattcactcagtcatccaacctgctgacacaccagcgaattcacactggggagaggccgttcacctgctccgtgtgtgggagcggattcactcaatcttcccacctcattgaacatcagcttgttcacactgataagagactttttaaatgctctgtctgtgagaaaagctttaaaagaaaaagtgatctgctgacacaccaacgcactcacactggggagaggccgttcacctgctccgtgtgtgggaagggattcactcggtcatccagcctactgacacaccagcgagtccacagtggggagaggctgttcacctgctccgtgtgtgggaagagtttcactcgatcatcccacctgctgagacatcagcaagttcacactggtgagaggccattcacctgcttcatatgtgggaagggattcgctcagtcatccaccctgcttacacaccagcgagttcacacagggcagaggccgttcacctgcttcatatgtgggaagagattcactcaatcatccaccctgctgacacaccagcgagttcacactggggagaggccattcacctgctccgtgtgtgggaaggaattcacttgttcatccggcctcattgaacaccaacttgttcacactgataagagaccctttcaatgttctaactgtgagaagagctttaaaagaacttgggatctgctgagacatgaacgtattcacactggggagaggccgatcacctgcttcgtgtgtgggatgggattcactcagtcttcccacctgctgagtcaccagcgggatcacatgtgactgcaggggttggattctgctgttattgctgatgttaatcacatccaggactgaaccatgttcattctgacagttggggtttgtttctgatgttaaactccagcccagttaaagggat encodes:
- the LOC137316830 gene encoding zinc finger protein 229-like, with protein sequence MEKPSKCGDCGRGFSYSSRLETHRRRHTGERPFTCSVCGSGFTQSSHLTEHQLVHTDKRLFKCSVCEKSFKRKSDLLTHQRTHTGETPFTCTKCGKGFTQSSNLLTHQRIHTGERPFTCSVCGSGFTQSSHLIEHQLVHTDKRLFKCSVCEKSFKRKSDLLTHQRTHTGERPFTCSVCGKGFTRSSSLLTHQRVHSGERLFTCSVCGKSFTRSSHLLRHQQVHTGERPFTCFICGKGFAQSSTLLTHQRVHTGQRPFTCFICGKRFTQSSTLLTHQRVHTGERPFTCSVCGKEFTCSSGLIEHQLVHTDKRPFQCSNCEKSFKRTWDLLRHERIHTGERPITCFVCGMGFTQSSHLLSHQRDHM